The sequence below is a genomic window from Lolium perenne isolate Kyuss_39 chromosome 7, Kyuss_2.0, whole genome shotgun sequence.
tttaagttgtggtgttattcttctagtggtgtcatgtgaacgtcgactacatgatacttcacctttatgggcctaggggaatacatcttgtactcgtttgccaattgcggggttgctggagtgacagaaacctaaacccccgttggtatatcgatgcaggagggatagcaggatctcagagtttaaggctgtggttagatttatcttaattactttcttgtagttgtggatgcttgcaaggggtataatcacaagtatgtattagtcctaggaagggcggtgcattagcataggttcacccacacaacacttatcaaaacaatgaagattaatcagctatatgaagcgaaagcactagattaaattcccgtgtgtcctcaagaacgtttggtcattataagtaaacaaaccggcttgtcctttgtgctaaaaaggattgggccactcgctgcaattatttctctcgcactttacttacttgtactttattcatctgctacactaaaaccccctgaatacttgtctgtgagcatttacagtgaatccttcatcgaaactgcttgtcaacaccttctgctcctcgttgggatcgacattcttacttatcgaaaatactacgatacaccccctatacttgtgggtcatcaaccctagggggctcgccctcaacatcaccagggtcatctcgcctaatcttataccgaagtgcagtgcatactgggcatttttccaaattttcatactcagcgcggtagaggatgcaatcattaatgcatgcatgtatcttcagcacctctaatcctagagggcagagaaccttctttgcttcatacgtactgtcaggcaattcgttatcctttggaaacctcctcttcattattttcagtagcttctcaaatggcttgtcacatataccaacctctgccttccattgcagcaactccagggtggcaccgagctttgtgttgccatcttcgcaatttgggtataacttatttttgtgatcatctaacatgccctttaactttcacttctcgttttctgtttctgcatctctgtgtgcatcagcgatggcccaacgaagatcatcatcaacgggctcatctgatgcctctttaTCTTCACCTCGTcctgcatcttcatcttcatcatgccctgttgcagtatcaccgtagttagggtacatatcatcatcctcttcttcttcgtcgtcgtcttccatcataacccctctttctccatgcttggtccaacaattatagctgggcatgaaacctttccaaagcaggtgggagtgaatgacttgccattcagggtattgcttcaagtttcggcaatcaacacatggacaacacataaaaccatccccctgtgggttttcctgagccacacggatacattctttcaggcccgaagtgaactcgggtagacgtcggtcaacgtacatccattgccgccggttcatctacatcaaataattaattaagtttatcaaaaaactattacaaaacatcataatatttataaatagtggaaattagcaccatacaaatgaaagggtaaagttgttgcttaaccttgatcgaggaggaaagaaagaggagaaagcttaagtgtcgctccggcacctcatatcatttttgttgtgtgtaaaatcaagcggcatcactctctcagacatttcatcgagcaccttatgtgcatgccaaagagaagcaaggtagcactcaacacacacacctttCTCCTAGAAAAAATGAAGTGAGTTGGCTGGTTGGGGGTGAGCTGAATATATAGGGCAAAGggtccttttgcaccggttcgtattacgaaccggtgcaaatgagctATCTTTTGCACCACGTGCCCGGCGacgaacctttagcaccggttcgtgttacgaaccggtgcaagagatagctcatttgcaccggttcgtaacacgaaccggtgctaaaggtccctgGTACGTCCAGAGGGCACGgaccggtgctaatgacctcctttagcaccggttcgtgccaaatccggtgcaaaagctctttggagcaaaaaaccaaagcccttgtttctactagtgcagCTTCATCTTAGGGGTTACGCGCGCACTTGGCACGAAAGCCTCCCCGCGGGAAAGTTCAATGACCGGgatgagctaaaacacatcttcaGTCGCAACTTCTAGGCCATGTACAAACGCCCGACATCCGTCGAGGATCTGCGAGCGTGCACTCGAAGGCATAATGGTCCCATATGCTCATACATCCAATGATGGACCAACCTGAAGAACTATGCGGATGATATCTCGGAGGAGAGATCAATCGACTCCTTCAACAACGAGGTGCACAGAAATCCAGAGATGTGTGAGTGCTACATTCGCATATTTTGTTGAAATTATCATGTAGTATTCATGGACGACTTCTCCATCTGTGAAACTTCATTTAACAATTGTCTCAACAATATTAATAAAGTCTTGCAATAATGTGTAGATACTAATCCTGTCTTAAACtgggagaaatgtcactttatggtAAGAGAAGAGATAGTACTCAGTCACAAGATCTCAGGTAAGGACATAGAGGTTGATAAAGCAAAATAGAAGCAATAGAGAGGCTACCATCTCCATGTGATGTGAAAGTTATAAGGAGTTTGCTTGGTCAAGTAGGTTTTTACAGGAGGTTCATTAAGAATTTCTCTAAAGTTGCTAGGCCATTAACTAATCTCTTAGAAAAGGACACTAGTCTTTAGTTTTGATgaagttgcttcaatgcttttatcaCTTTAAAATAAGATCTTTTAAATGCCCTATTATTAAACCACCTAACTAGAGGAAGCCTTTTGATTTATTTTGTGAAGCTAGTAATGAAGTTGTTAGGGTTGTTCTTTGCtaggatgatggtgatgaacttaATATATTTCATCATGCTAGTCAAACTCTTCATGAGGCCCAAAGAAGATACCCCATGGCCGAGAAGGAACTCTTCGCAATTGTCTTCTCCTGTGATAAATTTTGATCCTACATTATTGACTCGAAAGTTAGAGTGCATACTGACCGCGATAGTTTAGAATAAATCCTTAAATGAACATAAGTTAAGCCTAAGAACATTTAGAAGAGATTGAGTTGCAGATTATGCAAAGGAAGGAAGAGCCACCTCAAATACCAAGTTCATTTGAAGAAGTACTAGCACATGAGAGGTTATCAACAATCTATATACCCCGAGGTACCATTCAGAGAAGAAATTTTCTAACACTTTTCGTAATGGTTTTATCATTTTTTTGTGACCAACCATACACAAGGGCAACAAGAAATCAGTGCAAAAGTTAAAGGGAAGTAAATTCCCTAAACTTATTCCTTGAAAATCTTGCAAGTGAGGTAAGTTCAATCTTATTAATTTTTGgtttttagtttttgttttgctattcccaTTTCATTTTTGAAGTCATTGTGTTCTCCTAAGCAGATGGAGAGTTTTCAGAGGTAGGTAGGGACGGGCGGTATGACCCTACCCAATGTTGATGATGTAAGGGGTCGGGCAGCGGCAGGGTCTATCCTCCAGCCACACGGGGCAGGATATGTGTGAGAAAGGAAGCACGGGGAACCTCACGACGAGTTGTGTAATGGGACCATGGTGGGGAGACGAGGGCTATGTCGCAATGCTTCTACATGTGCTCCCATCTCGCCGTCGGATGGCGTTATGTATTGAGGGAGAaatttagactagtcacaatagaAAGTATCATGCGTTCGTTCGTATCATGCATATGCAGATGCAtgctactagtttatgataccacctctataatgcatagtataatAAGTTGGTATCATAATTTATCATATTTAATATTttctagaatctcaatgcaaatttcatAATTTCAACCATAAGTACATGATGTATTTGACATcaagttttctagttttacgtgataTGATgccgtatctacctatgataccactCCCACCTCCCCCTCATTAATTGTTGTTCCACATCatatttttgccaacatggcatacatgatactaGCTGCTCCatccgtcctcaaataagtgggCATCTACCTTCAAACTGTGTTCACACAAAAAAATGTACTCATATCTTCCCAATGCACTTTAAAGTGACAACAAATGTTTCTCTCCATCGCAcgaaaatcaaacccaataatattgagcACATATTCTCCTAGTTTTCTACATGCACTTAGCTCATTAAAGGTTAAAGAATTAAGGAGAAGAGAGATGTTGATTTGCATTTTCTCAATGTATTTTTTTACTTCACTTTATAATTTATCTTGGAAAAACCCGCATGTACGTACACTTATTCGTGAGGATGCacggagggagtatgatactTCCATTAGCTGTGGCTAGTCTTAGGAGAATTATGATGGTGCACTCAGGTGCCATATACCATGATATTCAAAACATTCGAATAAACCTATTTTAAATGTGTCaaaaaatttgaaataattcacgcACGTACATGTCACCATGCTACTTACAAGTGTAAATTTTCAAGAAAAAATTCGAATTtatgtgacctacacaaaaaaGAGAAGATGGATTTTCGCTATATTGTGAATAGTACGTGTCTACTACTATATtgaattttattatttttgtatagGCTACATAACTTAATATTTTCATTGCAGATTTGACGTACGCATATGTGCACACAATACCAACCCATATAATATTTTTAGTAAGTCTTGTTATGTATCTTCAATATAGGGTGCGCGGGAACCTATGAGCCAAAAATTCACGTCCCTAGTCTTAGCCAAAACCATAAACATACACGGTAACTTTTATTTACTTTAATATAATTTTACATTTTTCAGTACTTATATGGTTCAAAGCTTTGGAAATTTACGTGAGATGCAGATGCCTGTAACTAACGGCCGGGTAGATGCGTGCACGCCACGTTACATGTAAAAATCAGGGGGGGCTTGTGAAGTCAGAACTTGTTTATGAAGTCGTAGATATGCTCGGTGACCTCCTCTGCCATCTGGAGATGGAGGTAGTGCCCGCCACCAGGGATGACCACTACCTCCTCCAGGCCCGGCACGTCTCCCTTGAGCCCGCCCTTGAGTATGTAGTCCTGTGCCATCGGGTCTTTGTGACTCATTGCCGTCTCACCCGCAATGAACTTTGTCGGCACCATCACCTTGGCCGTGGTCCACGGCGCCGTCAGCTCCCAATTCCTCCACGATTCAAGGAAATAAACTGAACATGATCAAATTTATGCGGAGCGGAGCGGAGCGGTGAAATTATAGTAAAAACATTCCGTATATATGTTTGTAGAGTTCTTACAGATCAAGGCAACGGTACAAGTTCATGGCCTCGGCGAACCCGGTGTGGTCAAACTTGCCAGCCACGTAGCCGATGTACTCCTCGGTAAGCCACGGAGGCAGCTTAATGTCCTCCTCCGTCGAGCCCCACCATTGTTTTGACAGCGCCGCCCCGCCGGTGTCGCGGGTTGTTAGGACCCTCTTCAAGATGAATTTTGTGTCCATACCGGCGAACTCGGCCTCCATGATCCCTGGTTCCTGCATACGGAGGATGTAGTAACCGTCGCCGTAAATCCGCCGGAACCCATCCAGCGGCCTCACAGCGGGGTTGCGCGGCATGAAGGCAATGTTCATGTTCACCAGCGCGCGCACCCGTTCCGGCCGGAACTGGCAGAGGTGCCACGCCAGCAGGGCGCCCCAGCCTTGCCCCACCACAAACACCTGCGGGAGAGCGAGGGCGTCGAGGAGGCCGACCATGTCGCCGACGAGGTGGAAGATGGTGTAGGCAGACGGGGACGCCGGGGCAGAGGAGTCACCGTGCCCGCGGAGGTCGGGGGCCAGGCAGCGGTAGCCACGACGAGAGAGGGCCATGAGCTGGTGCTGCCATGAGCACCAGAGCTCCATGAAACCGTGCAGCAAGAGGACGGTGCAGCCAGAACTATCCCCAGCCTCGGCGACGTGGATCTTGATGCCGTTCACTTCCAACGTCCGGTGCGTCACACCGTCCAATGGCAttgccgctgccatctccatttcTAGGCCAGCCTGAGCCCTGGCCAACACATAAAACAGGGGTAGCAGCATATATAGACAAATTCAGAGTGTTTGTTGTATCTTCTGCTATGTGTAGCTTTTGTCTTATTGCAACTTTGCAAAAGGCATCTCAGCATCACAGATTCCTATCACCTACCATatgtccttagagcatctccaccggttgcCCCCATAGCGACCCCGATAGCATTTGGGGGCCGGGACCGAAActgggctcgcaccggcgcgccccaTACGGAGCCGGccaattttggagcccaatagaatcgccggcaaccccgtgccggccccttcgccaagggcgcgaatcgggcgcgccggcgcatTGCGGGGctgaaaattttgggcgtgggagccacCTGTCAGCCACACAACCCAAAAGTCGACGCCAGCGGGcagtggcggggccgacgcgtcagcggctcattcaattttaacctaaccgtcgcctacctcgcgacgagaGTTATTGGGGCGCAGCGGTGGTGCAGTTTCCGCAGACGCGCAACGAACCGTCCCATCGCGCGCGCCTTGCACTTCATGTcgccgttaatgagcgccaccgcgttgtgtaaaccacgttcccaattatgtattagtttgtgaaataAAATATTTCTTATTCAATTTTCTATGCATTTATTTGCGAATTTAATTCAAAACATCTATCGGGGCCGTTGTTTTGGGTGCGCCGGTGTGGAAACAGCTCCCCTaaatagaggatgttgtgccgCCGCCCCCCAAACGGAGGTGCCGGCACCCCTGCCGGCGCATATTTAGGggctaccggtggagatgctcttagccatCAGTCCAGCATAAATGGATACAAAGCGATCAGTCTGGAAAGTAAAATGGAAAATTCCAGCCCAACGGCCCGATTCGTGGCCCAAATTTTCGTCCAGAATGCGGCATCCGCCTATCAGAGACCGTGTGTgtttcgtcttccgcgcgctagctagtaacactacaggaatggcgcgctgcgccgacggccgtggcgtacgccgacggccaaatgtcggggccgtcggcgtacgtccgGTCCAGGGCAGCGGCACAGAGTGACCCTCGGCGTACGTGTACCCTCGGCGTAGTGAGAGGTACGCCGACGCCCACCCTCGGCGTATAAGAGGCCGTCGGCGTAGTTCCTGCGTGTTCTCCCTTCCCGCTCCCACCGTGACGGCGCGCTTACGGCGTCAGCGAGGCGCCGAGGGtgaccctcggcatagggcatcacccacctatgccgacggtggccgtcggcatacaaTTTTTTTTCCGATTTTTCTCTCTCCTTTATTGCTAAGCCTAACCCTTACTCTCTCCTTTActttatactatgtttgtattatttatgtagtagtatgagttatgtaaaaatGGTTCCTTTTTAAAGGAAAAAATGGTAGATGCCATATGTAGCTAGGTCTCACGAgtgacgctcttcgcagacgggtcGACCGGAGCCAGTAGGCACAACATCTGCTatatatgtacatatgtcctaaaagaAAGGGaaaagtccattgctaaccctaaccctaaccctagcggtAGATTtgcgggtccccgccctagggtttccctatatacaaaccaccggagcgtcggtggaaactcctgctacggctcatccggggcctatttcattccaaacctatggtttccatgtgcatatgtcctaaacaaagcaaatcaaataaaaaaatccattggtaaaccctcgcacggagaaagctataggggtagatgtgcagggtccccgccctagggtttcccaagatacagatcaccggagcgttggaatcgttggaaaacttgcatttgtccctagcatatgtgtacaagtgtgatgtaaggtttgtctaaccttgcatgtacccggcgttgatgatttccgcatacatgggctagcacttggtaaaatccaggatctgtatgtggaaactcctgctacggctcatccggggcctatttcattccaaacctatggtttccatgtgcatatgtcctaaacaaagcaaatcaaataaaaaaatccattagtaaaccctagcacggagaaagctataggggtagatctgcagggtccctgccctagggtttcccaagatacagatcaccggagcgtcagaatcgctggaaaacttgcatttgtccctaacatatgtgtacaagtgtgatgtaaggtttgtctaaccttgcatgtacccggcgttgatgatttccgcatacatgggctagcacttggtaaaatccaggatctgtatgtggaaactcctgctacggctcatctggggcctatttcattccaaacctatggtttccatgtgcatatgtcctaaacaaagcaaagcaaataaaaaaatccattggtaaaccctcgcacggagaaagctataaggggtagatctgcagggtccccgccctagggtttcccaagatacagatcaccggagcgtcggaatcgctggaaaacttgcatttgtccctaacatatgtgtacacgtgtgatgtaaggtttgtctaacccttCACGAAAAAACCCttaacgaatagggctatcacgtccggagttctatggcttttaggggaaatgagtaggaaacaacccgtttcaccacatagtttgtcggaacaaggccatatttggcacgtgcatgggccttaggatgggaagcaaggccccggtcgcggatttccaatccgaaccacgggcgacggtttttccattttcggggtgccggaagggcttttttttgtgaaggagctacatggtgcgcattttagtattgcgcgggacctccgcgcagcggtaggatacctcctacgcaccacctatcacatgccatatgcgcgcggtagccatctgggaatccctcccgcttcctgcggtgtcccgccgaatccgtttgaaactgaccggatttgaactgggcgacactttccttcgctcaataaatggagggaaaaatgtttttaggtctaggacgcgtcattttatatgctaaatgttttccgtttcgcgcgttggcggacgggtgcaggcgcgcgcccggtacggccataccgcatgtcccggcagccccgttttgcacagttggcaaagtaaacggagccaaatattcgagcggagccgcgtggcgtcattttatgtgtccaagtaaccactgcaaaagacggaattgggatacggcaattatattgaaaaacccttcacgaatagggctatcacgtccggagttctatggcttttaggggaaatgagtaggaaacagcccgtttcaccacatagtttgtcggaacgaggccatatttggcacgtgcgtgggccttaggatgggaagcaaggccccggtcgcggatttccaatccgaaccacgggcgacgttttttccattttcggggtgccggaagggcttttttgtgaaggagctacatggtgcgcattttagtattgcgcgagacctccgcgtagagGTAGGTtaactcctacgcaccacctatcacatgccatatgcgcgcggtagccatctgggaatccctcccgcttcctgcggtcccaccgaatccgctggaaactgaccggatttgaactggggcgacactttccatcgctcaataaatggagggaaaaatgtttttaggtctaggacgcgttattttatgtgctaaatgtttttcgtttcgcgcgttggcggacgggtgcacgcgcgcgcccggtacggccataccgcatgtcccggcggccccgttttgcagagttggcaaagtaaacggagccaaaaagtcgagcggagccgcgtggcgtcattttatgtgtcctagtaaccactgcaaaagacggaattgggatacggcaattatcttgaaaaacccttcacgaataggtctatcacgtccggagttctatggcttttaggggaaatgagtaggaaacggcccgtttcaccacatagtttgtcggaacgaggccatatttggcacgtgcgtgggtcttaggatgggaagcaaggccccggtcgcggatttccaatccgaaccacgggcgacggtttttccattttcggggtgccggaagggctttttttgtaaaggagctacatggtccgcattttagtattgcgcggggCCTCCGTgcagtggtaggatacctcctacgcaccacctatcacatgccatatgcgcgcggtagccatctgggaatccctcccgcttcctgcggtgtcaagccgaatccgctggaaactgaccggatttgaactggggcgacactttccttcgctcaataaatggagggaaaatgtttttaggtctaggacgcgtcattttatttgctaaatgttttccgtttcgcgcgttggcggacgggtgcacgcgcgctcccggtacggccatatcgcatgtcccggcgggcccgttttgcacagttggcaaagtaaacggagccaaaaagtcgagcggagccgcgtggcgtcattttatgtgtcctagtaaccactgcaaaagacggaattgggatacggcacttatcttgaaaaacccttcacgaatagggctatcacgtccggagttctatggcttttaggggaaatgagtaggaaatgacccgtttcaccacatagtttgtcggaacgaggccatatttggcacgtgcgtgggtcttaggatgggaagcaaggccccagtcgcggatttccaatccgaaccacgggcgacggtttttccatttttggggtgccggaagggcttttttttgtgaaggagctacatggtgcgcattttagtattgcgcgagacctccgcgcagagttaggatacctcctacgcaccacctatcacattccatatgcgcggtagccatctgggaatccctcccgcttcttgcggtgtcccgccgaatccgctggaaactgaccggatttgaactggggcgacactttccttcgctcaataaatggagggaaaaatgtttttaggtctcggACGCGTCATTttttgtgctaaatgttttccgtttcgcgcgttggcggacgg
It includes:
- the LOC127313872 gene encoding epoxide hydrolase 1 yields the protein MEMAAAMPLDGVTHRTLEVNGIKIHVAEAGDSSGCTVLLLHGFMELWCSWQHQLMALSRRGYRCLAPDLRGHGDSSAPASPSAYTIFHLVGDMVGLLDALALPQVFVVGQGWGALLAWHLCQFRPERVRALVNMNIAFMPRNPAVRPLDGFRRIYGDGYYILRMQEPGIMEAEFAGMDTKFILKRVLTTRDTGGAALSKQWWGSTEEDIKLPPWLTEEYIGYVAGKFDHTGFAEAMNLYRCLDLNWELTAPWTTAKVMVPTKFIAGETAMSHKDPMAQDYILKGGLKGDVPGLEEVVVIPGGGHYLHLQMAEEVTEHIYDFINKF